The Tubulanus polymorphus chromosome 1, tnTubPoly1.2, whole genome shotgun sequence genome contains a region encoding:
- the LOC141912751 gene encoding nucleic acid dioxygenase ALKBH1-like — protein sequence MAAPTKFKDSFKFFKQKSLQLESADVIDFSDVEKHDEIFLYDLPSERPVEAFCGLTDAKHWKLYGHKQFPGFWFLSNPFQPGFQKYWIDRCVRCYHENPNICNLDSLQQRGEGNLWDEMLSETADMTKTSMFKLRWTTLGYHYDWNTKLYYKDKFTPFPEDLGCLAKYITQSLGYEQFQAEAAIINYYHLDSTLSGHTDHSEYDLTAPLLSFSFGPTAIFLLGGKTKETKPIAMYCRSGDIIVMAGESRLAYHAVPKILPISAHELKDVMFSPNGTCACKNVSDATVCFKECLMKNLTDDDDLEYWAPHVNYLLKSRINMNVRQVLKPGEGFPTLVAEDQNDIHPCKVPKLSKDDPYS from the exons ATGGCCGCGCCCACTAAATTCAAAGATTcgttcaaatttttcaaacaaaagtCGTTACAGCTCGAATCGGCCGATGTCATCGATTTTTCTGATGTAGAAAAACACGATGAG ATATTTCTCTATGATTTACCAAGTGAAAGGCCAGTGGAAGCATTTTGTGGGTTGACAGATGCCAAACACTGGAAATTATACGGACACAAACAATTTCCAG GTTTTTGGTTCCTTTCAAATCCCTTTCAACCTGGCTTCCAGAAGTACTGGATTGACCGATGTGTCAGGTGCTACCACGAGAATCCAAACATCTGTAATTTAGATTCACTTCAACAGAGAGGTGAAGGAAATCTTTGGGATGAAAT gTTAAGTGAAACAGCTGATATGACGAAAACGAGTATGTTTAAATTGAGGTGGACTACACTTGGGTATCATTATGACTGGAATACAAAA TTGTACTATAAGGACAAATTCACTCCATTTCCCGAAGATCTTGGTTGTTTAGCTAAATACATCACTCAGTCTTTAGGATATGAACAATTTCAAGCTGAAGCAGCTATTATAAACTATTATCACTTGGATTCAACACTTTCTGGACACACAGACCATTCAGAATATGATCTCACTGCGCCACTGCTTTCATTCAG TTTCGGACCGACTGCAATATTTCTACTTGGAGGAAAAACGAAGGAAACAAAACCGATTGCGATGTATTGTAGAAGCGGAGATATAATTGTCATGGCTGGAGAGAGCAGACTCGCTTATCACGCAGTACCGAAAATCCTTCCGATTAGTGCACACGAACTTAAAGATGTCATGTTTTCTCCAAATGGGACATGTGCTTGTAAAAACGTTTCCGATGCAACAGTTTGTTTTAAAGAAtgtttaatgaaaaatttaacTGACGATGATGACTTGGAATATTGGGCTCCACACGTGAATTATCTTCTGAAATCACGGATTAATATGAATGTGCGACAAGTCTTAAAACCAGGCGAAGGTTTTCCCACTCTTGTAGCTGAAGACCAAAATGACATTCATCCGTGTAAAGTGCCTAAGTTATCGAAGGATGATCCATACAGCTGA